A part of Arachis hypogaea cultivar Tifrunner chromosome 12, arahy.Tifrunner.gnm2.J5K5, whole genome shotgun sequence genomic DNA contains:
- the LOC112727546 gene encoding calcium-transporting ATPase 4, plasma membrane-type isoform X2 has product MVALLCASFSRACSCFNDHKLRSIRVAVHVHRAKDLLKNAISSAVEYELSEKTRESGFRIEPDDIATLVSAHDLKNFKKIGGAEGIARKLSVSVNDGVSQDSIHNRQQIYGLNHYTERPSKSFLMFVWEALHDLTLIILIVCALVSIAIGLPTEGWPKGVYDGLGIILSVFLVVTVTAISDYQQSLQFRDLDKEKKKLFVQVTRDGKRQKVSIYDLVVGDIVHLSTGDQVPADGVFVTGYSLLIDESSLSGESEPVNIDEQKPFLLAGTKVQDGQGKMIVTTVGMRTEWGKLMETLSEGGEEETPLQVKLHGVATIIGKIGLAFAVLTFIVLTIRFLVEKAVSGDFGSWSMNDAMKLLDYFAIAVTIIVVAIPEGLPLAVTLSLAFAMKKLMNDKALVRHLSACETMGSASCICTDKTGTLTTNHMVVNKIWVCEKVAEIKGSESAEKLKTEIPEEVMSILLQAIFQNTSSEVVKDETGNNTILGTPTESALLEFGLLTGGDFDAQRSTYKIIKVEPFNSVRKKMSVLVSLPNGGVRAFCKGASEIILRMCDKIIDSNGNAADLPEEQANKVNDVINDFASEALRTLCLAVKDIDATEGENSIPDHGYTLIAIVGIKDPVRPGVREAVQTCLAAGITVRMVTGDNINTARAIAKECGILIEGGVAVEGPEFRNLSPEQMRDIIPNIQVMARSLPLDKHTLVSNLRNMFGEVVAVTGDGTNDAPALHEADIGLAMGIAGTEVAKENADVIIMDDNFTTIVNVAKWGRAIYINIQKFVQFQLTVNIVALVINFVSACITGSAPLTAVQLLWVNLIMDTLGALALATEPPNDGLMERPPVGRKASFITKPMWRNIFGQSLYQLIVLALLNFDGKRLLGLTGSDATQVLNTLIFNSFVFCQVFNEINSREIEKINIFRGMFDSKIFFAVIFSTVAFQAIIVEFLGTFASTVPLNWQHWLLSVLIGAVSMPISAILKCIPVERDTTTKHHDGYEALPSGPELA; this is encoded by the exons ATGGTAGCTCTCCTCTGTGCCTCTTTCTCTAGAGCATGCTCTTGCTTCAATGAT CATAAACTAAGGAGCATTCGGGTTGCTGTCCATGTTCATCGGGCAAAAGATCTTTTAAAGAATG CTATTAGTTCAGCAGTTGAATACGAGCTATCGGAAAAGACAAGAGAATCTGGTTTCAGAATTGAACCAGATGATATAGCAACGCTTGTTTCTGCCCATGAtctaaagaattttaaaaaaattggcgGAGCTGAAGGGATTGCGAGGAAACTCTCAGTCTCCGTGAACGATGGCGTTAGCCAAGATAGTATACATAACAGGCAACAAATTTATGGACTTAACCACTACACGGAGAGACCTTCAAAATCTTTCTTGATGTTTGTTTGGGAGGCATTGCATGACTTAACACTAATCATTCTCATAGTTTGTGCTCTAGTTTCTATAGCTATAGGGCTTCCCACTGAAGGATGGCCAAAGGGTGTTTATGATGGTCTTGGTATCATACTTAGTGTGTTTTTGGTTGTTACTGTTACTGCTATTAGTGACTACCAGCAATCCTTGCAATTCAGGGATTTGGacaaagagaagaaaaagctCTTTGTCCAGGTGACCAGGGATGGGAAGAGACAGAAGGTTTCTATCTACGATTTGGTAGTCGGAGATATTGTCCATTTGTCAACTGGTGATCAAGTTCCAGCTGATGGAGTTTTTGTAACTGGATACTCATTACTAATTGATGAATCAAGTTTGTCAGGTGAGAGTGAACCAGTAAATATAGATGAACAAAAACCTTTTCTTCTTGCGGGAACCAAAGTGCAGGATGGTCAGGGAAAGATGATAGTTACAACAGTTGGCATGAGGACTGAATGGGGGAAGTTGATGGAAACTTTAAGCGAGGGAGGTGAGGAGGAGACTCCATTGCAAGTGAAATTGCATGGAGTTGCAACAATTATTGGTAAAATCGGGTTGGCTTTTGCCGTGTTGACATTTATCGTGTTGACAATAAGGTTTCTTGTTGAGAAAGCAGTCTCTGGTGACTTTGGTAGTTGGTCTATGAATGATGCAATGAAACTGCTGGACTACTTTGCTATTGCAGTGACCATAATAGTTGTCGCAATTCCGGAAGGATTACCATTAGCTGTGACACTTAGTCTTGCTTTTGCaatgaaaaaattaatgaatGACAAGGCACTTGTGAGACATCTTTCGGCATGTGAGACTATGGGTTCTGCAAGTTGCATTTGCACAGATAAGACAGGAACATTGACCACTAACCATATGGTTGTGAACAAGATTTGGGTATGCGAAAAAGTGGCCGAGATCAAAGGTAGTGAGAGTGCAGAGAAGCTGAAAACAGAGATACCTGAGGAAGTAATGAGCATCCTTTTGCAGGCTATATTTCAAAATACATCTTCTGAAGTAGTTAAGGATGAAACCGGAAATAACACAATATTGGGAACACCAACAGAATCAGCATTGTTGGAATTTGGTTTGCTCACAGGTGGTGATTTTGATGCACAGCGCAGTACCTATAAGATAATTAAGGTTGAGCCTTTCAATTCAGTTCGGAAGAAGATGTCTGTGCTTGTGAGTCTTCCTAATGGAGGGGTCAGAGCTTTCTGCAAAGGAGCATCAGAAATAATACTAAGAATGTGTGACAAAATCATTGATTCTAATGGAAATGCTGCTGATCTTCCTGAAGAACAGGCGAATAAAGTTAACGATGTCATAAACGATTTTGCCTCTGAAGCTCTGAGAACTCTTTGTTTGGCTGTTAAAGATATAGACGCAACAGAAGGGGAAAACAGTATCCCTGATCATGGCTATACTCTGATAGCAATTGTAGGAATCAAGGATCCTGTGCGGCCTGGGGTCAGGGAAGCTGTTCAAACTTGTTTAGCAGCTGGAATAACCGTCCGTATGGTGACCGGTGATAACATAAATACAGCTAGAGCCATAGCTAAAGAATGTGGTATACTCATCGAGGGTGGTGTAGCTGTAGAAGGACCAGAGTTTCGAAACTTGTCGCCAGAGCAAATGAGAGATATCATACCAAATATTCAG GTAATGGCACGTTCCCTACCGCTTGACAAGCACACCTTAGTATCCAATTTGAGGAATATGTTTGGTGAGGTTGTAGCTGTAACTGGTGATGGAACCAATGATGCTCCTGCACTGCATGAGGCAGACATTGGACTTGCCATGGGGATCGCTGGAACTGAg GTTGCCAAAGAAAATGCTGATGTGATTATAATGGATGATAACTTCACTACTATCGTTAACGTGGCCAAATGGGGACGTGCCATATACATAAACATACAAAAATTTGTGCAGTTTCAGCTAACTGTAAATATTGTTGCTCTGGTTATCAACTTTGTTTCTGCATGCATCACTG GATCTGCACCACTCACAGCTGTTCAGTTGCTTTGGGTAAATTTGATTATGGACACATTGGGTGCATTGGCTCTGGCTACTGAGCCTCCCAATGATGGACTAATGGAAAGACCCCCGGTTGGAAGAAAAGCAAGTTTTATCACCAAACCAATGTGGAGGAACATCTTTGGTCAGAGTTTGTATCAATTGATTGTCCTTGCACTTCTCAATTTTGATGGGAAGAGGCTACTGGGACTTACTGGTTCAGATGCAACTCAAGTGCTCAACACTTTGATCTTCAACTCCTTTGTATTTTGCCAG GTATTCAATGAGATAAACAGcagagaaattgaaaagataaacatATTCAGAGGCATGTTCGACAGCAAGATATTCTTTGCTGTCATTTTCTCGACAGTGGCATTTCAAGCAATCATAGTCGAGTTCCTGGGAACCTTTGCGAGCACGGTACCTCTGAACTGGCAGCACTGGTTGCTCAGTGTGTTAATTGGAGCAGTCAGCATGCCCATATCTGCTATTCTCAAGTGCATTCCAGTTGAAAGAGACACAACTACAAAGCACCATGATGGTTATGAAGCACTTCCTTCTGGTCCGGAGCTTGCTtaa
- the LOC112727546 gene encoding calcium-transporting ATPase 4, plasma membrane-type isoform X3, whose product MFVWEALHDLTLIILIVCALVSIAIGLPTEGWPKGVYDGLGIILSVFLVVTVTAISDYQQSLQFRDLDKEKKKLFVQVTRDGKRQKVSIYDLVVGDIVHLSTGDQVPADGVFVTGYSLLIDESSLSGESEPVNIDEQKPFLLAGTKVQDGQGKMIVTTVGMRTEWGKLMETLSEGGEEETPLQVKLHGVATIIGKIGLAFAVLTFIVLTIRFLVEKAVSGDFGSWSMNDAMKLLDYFAIAVTIIVVAIPEGLPLAVTLSLAFAMKKLMNDKALVRHLSACETMGSASCICTDKTGTLTTNHMVVNKIWVCEKVAEIKGSESAEKLKTEIPEEVMSILLQAIFQNTSSEVVKDETGNNTILGTPTESALLEFGLLTGGDFDAQRSTYKIIKVEPFNSVRKKMSVLVSLPNGGVRAFCKGASEIILRMCDKIIDSNGNAADLPEEQANKVNDVINDFASEALRTLCLAVKDIDATEGENSIPDHGYTLIAIVGIKDPVRPGVREAVQTCLAAGITVRMVTGDNINTARAIAKECGILIEGGVAVEGPEFRNLSPEQMRDIIPNIQVMARSLPLDKHTLVSNLRNMFGEVVAVTGDGTNDAPALHEADIGLAMGIAGTEVAKENADVIIMDDNFTTIVNVAKWGRAIYINIQKFVQFQLTVNIVALVINFVSACITGSAPLTAVQLLWVNLIMDTLGALALATEPPNDGLMERPPVGRKASFITKPMWRNIFGQSLYQLIVLALLNFDGKRLLGLTGSDATQVLNTLIFNSFVFCQVFNEINSREIEKINIFRGMFDSKIFFAVIFSTVAFQAIIVEFLGTFASTVPLNWQHWLLSVLIGAVSMPISAILKCIPVERDTTTKHHDGYEALPSGPELA is encoded by the exons ATGTTTGTTTGGGAGGCATTGCATGACTTAACACTAATCATTCTCATAGTTTGTGCTCTAGTTTCTATAGCTATAGGGCTTCCCACTGAAGGATGGCCAAAGGGTGTTTATGATGGTCTTGGTATCATACTTAGTGTGTTTTTGGTTGTTACTGTTACTGCTATTAGTGACTACCAGCAATCCTTGCAATTCAGGGATTTGGacaaagagaagaaaaagctCTTTGTCCAGGTGACCAGGGATGGGAAGAGACAGAAGGTTTCTATCTACGATTTGGTAGTCGGAGATATTGTCCATTTGTCAACTGGTGATCAAGTTCCAGCTGATGGAGTTTTTGTAACTGGATACTCATTACTAATTGATGAATCAAGTTTGTCAGGTGAGAGTGAACCAGTAAATATAGATGAACAAAAACCTTTTCTTCTTGCGGGAACCAAAGTGCAGGATGGTCAGGGAAAGATGATAGTTACAACAGTTGGCATGAGGACTGAATGGGGGAAGTTGATGGAAACTTTAAGCGAGGGAGGTGAGGAGGAGACTCCATTGCAAGTGAAATTGCATGGAGTTGCAACAATTATTGGTAAAATCGGGTTGGCTTTTGCCGTGTTGACATTTATCGTGTTGACAATAAGGTTTCTTGTTGAGAAAGCAGTCTCTGGTGACTTTGGTAGTTGGTCTATGAATGATGCAATGAAACTGCTGGACTACTTTGCTATTGCAGTGACCATAATAGTTGTCGCAATTCCGGAAGGATTACCATTAGCTGTGACACTTAGTCTTGCTTTTGCaatgaaaaaattaatgaatGACAAGGCACTTGTGAGACATCTTTCGGCATGTGAGACTATGGGTTCTGCAAGTTGCATTTGCACAGATAAGACAGGAACATTGACCACTAACCATATGGTTGTGAACAAGATTTGGGTATGCGAAAAAGTGGCCGAGATCAAAGGTAGTGAGAGTGCAGAGAAGCTGAAAACAGAGATACCTGAGGAAGTAATGAGCATCCTTTTGCAGGCTATATTTCAAAATACATCTTCTGAAGTAGTTAAGGATGAAACCGGAAATAACACAATATTGGGAACACCAACAGAATCAGCATTGTTGGAATTTGGTTTGCTCACAGGTGGTGATTTTGATGCACAGCGCAGTACCTATAAGATAATTAAGGTTGAGCCTTTCAATTCAGTTCGGAAGAAGATGTCTGTGCTTGTGAGTCTTCCTAATGGAGGGGTCAGAGCTTTCTGCAAAGGAGCATCAGAAATAATACTAAGAATGTGTGACAAAATCATTGATTCTAATGGAAATGCTGCTGATCTTCCTGAAGAACAGGCGAATAAAGTTAACGATGTCATAAACGATTTTGCCTCTGAAGCTCTGAGAACTCTTTGTTTGGCTGTTAAAGATATAGACGCAACAGAAGGGGAAAACAGTATCCCTGATCATGGCTATACTCTGATAGCAATTGTAGGAATCAAGGATCCTGTGCGGCCTGGGGTCAGGGAAGCTGTTCAAACTTGTTTAGCAGCTGGAATAACCGTCCGTATGGTGACCGGTGATAACATAAATACAGCTAGAGCCATAGCTAAAGAATGTGGTATACTCATCGAGGGTGGTGTAGCTGTAGAAGGACCAGAGTTTCGAAACTTGTCGCCAGAGCAAATGAGAGATATCATACCAAATATTCAG GTAATGGCACGTTCCCTACCGCTTGACAAGCACACCTTAGTATCCAATTTGAGGAATATGTTTGGTGAGGTTGTAGCTGTAACTGGTGATGGAACCAATGATGCTCCTGCACTGCATGAGGCAGACATTGGACTTGCCATGGGGATCGCTGGAACTGAg GTTGCCAAAGAAAATGCTGATGTGATTATAATGGATGATAACTTCACTACTATCGTTAACGTGGCCAAATGGGGACGTGCCATATACATAAACATACAAAAATTTGTGCAGTTTCAGCTAACTGTAAATATTGTTGCTCTGGTTATCAACTTTGTTTCTGCATGCATCACTG GATCTGCACCACTCACAGCTGTTCAGTTGCTTTGGGTAAATTTGATTATGGACACATTGGGTGCATTGGCTCTGGCTACTGAGCCTCCCAATGATGGACTAATGGAAAGACCCCCGGTTGGAAGAAAAGCAAGTTTTATCACCAAACCAATGTGGAGGAACATCTTTGGTCAGAGTTTGTATCAATTGATTGTCCTTGCACTTCTCAATTTTGATGGGAAGAGGCTACTGGGACTTACTGGTTCAGATGCAACTCAAGTGCTCAACACTTTGATCTTCAACTCCTTTGTATTTTGCCAG GTATTCAATGAGATAAACAGcagagaaattgaaaagataaacatATTCAGAGGCATGTTCGACAGCAAGATATTCTTTGCTGTCATTTTCTCGACAGTGGCATTTCAAGCAATCATAGTCGAGTTCCTGGGAACCTTTGCGAGCACGGTACCTCTGAACTGGCAGCACTGGTTGCTCAGTGTGTTAATTGGAGCAGTCAGCATGCCCATATCTGCTATTCTCAAGTGCATTCCAGTTGAAAGAGACACAACTACAAAGCACCATGATGGTTATGAAGCACTTCCTTCTGGTCCGGAGCTTGCTtaa
- the LOC112727546 gene encoding calcium-transporting ATPase 4, plasma membrane-type isoform X1 produces the protein MDNYLKEFELEPKDRSIEALSRWRSAVSAWVIKNRRRRFRNVVDLVKLTLAEEKKKKIQHKLRSIRVAVHVHRAKDLLKNAISSAVEYELSEKTRESGFRIEPDDIATLVSAHDLKNFKKIGGAEGIARKLSVSVNDGVSQDSIHNRQQIYGLNHYTERPSKSFLMFVWEALHDLTLIILIVCALVSIAIGLPTEGWPKGVYDGLGIILSVFLVVTVTAISDYQQSLQFRDLDKEKKKLFVQVTRDGKRQKVSIYDLVVGDIVHLSTGDQVPADGVFVTGYSLLIDESSLSGESEPVNIDEQKPFLLAGTKVQDGQGKMIVTTVGMRTEWGKLMETLSEGGEEETPLQVKLHGVATIIGKIGLAFAVLTFIVLTIRFLVEKAVSGDFGSWSMNDAMKLLDYFAIAVTIIVVAIPEGLPLAVTLSLAFAMKKLMNDKALVRHLSACETMGSASCICTDKTGTLTTNHMVVNKIWVCEKVAEIKGSESAEKLKTEIPEEVMSILLQAIFQNTSSEVVKDETGNNTILGTPTESALLEFGLLTGGDFDAQRSTYKIIKVEPFNSVRKKMSVLVSLPNGGVRAFCKGASEIILRMCDKIIDSNGNAADLPEEQANKVNDVINDFASEALRTLCLAVKDIDATEGENSIPDHGYTLIAIVGIKDPVRPGVREAVQTCLAAGITVRMVTGDNINTARAIAKECGILIEGGVAVEGPEFRNLSPEQMRDIIPNIQVMARSLPLDKHTLVSNLRNMFGEVVAVTGDGTNDAPALHEADIGLAMGIAGTEVAKENADVIIMDDNFTTIVNVAKWGRAIYINIQKFVQFQLTVNIVALVINFVSACITGSAPLTAVQLLWVNLIMDTLGALALATEPPNDGLMERPPVGRKASFITKPMWRNIFGQSLYQLIVLALLNFDGKRLLGLTGSDATQVLNTLIFNSFVFCQVFNEINSREIEKINIFRGMFDSKIFFAVIFSTVAFQAIIVEFLGTFASTVPLNWQHWLLSVLIGAVSMPISAILKCIPVERDTTTKHHDGYEALPSGPELA, from the exons CATAAACTAAGGAGCATTCGGGTTGCTGTCCATGTTCATCGGGCAAAAGATCTTTTAAAGAATG CTATTAGTTCAGCAGTTGAATACGAGCTATCGGAAAAGACAAGAGAATCTGGTTTCAGAATTGAACCAGATGATATAGCAACGCTTGTTTCTGCCCATGAtctaaagaattttaaaaaaattggcgGAGCTGAAGGGATTGCGAGGAAACTCTCAGTCTCCGTGAACGATGGCGTTAGCCAAGATAGTATACATAACAGGCAACAAATTTATGGACTTAACCACTACACGGAGAGACCTTCAAAATCTTTCTTGATGTTTGTTTGGGAGGCATTGCATGACTTAACACTAATCATTCTCATAGTTTGTGCTCTAGTTTCTATAGCTATAGGGCTTCCCACTGAAGGATGGCCAAAGGGTGTTTATGATGGTCTTGGTATCATACTTAGTGTGTTTTTGGTTGTTACTGTTACTGCTATTAGTGACTACCAGCAATCCTTGCAATTCAGGGATTTGGacaaagagaagaaaaagctCTTTGTCCAGGTGACCAGGGATGGGAAGAGACAGAAGGTTTCTATCTACGATTTGGTAGTCGGAGATATTGTCCATTTGTCAACTGGTGATCAAGTTCCAGCTGATGGAGTTTTTGTAACTGGATACTCATTACTAATTGATGAATCAAGTTTGTCAGGTGAGAGTGAACCAGTAAATATAGATGAACAAAAACCTTTTCTTCTTGCGGGAACCAAAGTGCAGGATGGTCAGGGAAAGATGATAGTTACAACAGTTGGCATGAGGACTGAATGGGGGAAGTTGATGGAAACTTTAAGCGAGGGAGGTGAGGAGGAGACTCCATTGCAAGTGAAATTGCATGGAGTTGCAACAATTATTGGTAAAATCGGGTTGGCTTTTGCCGTGTTGACATTTATCGTGTTGACAATAAGGTTTCTTGTTGAGAAAGCAGTCTCTGGTGACTTTGGTAGTTGGTCTATGAATGATGCAATGAAACTGCTGGACTACTTTGCTATTGCAGTGACCATAATAGTTGTCGCAATTCCGGAAGGATTACCATTAGCTGTGACACTTAGTCTTGCTTTTGCaatgaaaaaattaatgaatGACAAGGCACTTGTGAGACATCTTTCGGCATGTGAGACTATGGGTTCTGCAAGTTGCATTTGCACAGATAAGACAGGAACATTGACCACTAACCATATGGTTGTGAACAAGATTTGGGTATGCGAAAAAGTGGCCGAGATCAAAGGTAGTGAGAGTGCAGAGAAGCTGAAAACAGAGATACCTGAGGAAGTAATGAGCATCCTTTTGCAGGCTATATTTCAAAATACATCTTCTGAAGTAGTTAAGGATGAAACCGGAAATAACACAATATTGGGAACACCAACAGAATCAGCATTGTTGGAATTTGGTTTGCTCACAGGTGGTGATTTTGATGCACAGCGCAGTACCTATAAGATAATTAAGGTTGAGCCTTTCAATTCAGTTCGGAAGAAGATGTCTGTGCTTGTGAGTCTTCCTAATGGAGGGGTCAGAGCTTTCTGCAAAGGAGCATCAGAAATAATACTAAGAATGTGTGACAAAATCATTGATTCTAATGGAAATGCTGCTGATCTTCCTGAAGAACAGGCGAATAAAGTTAACGATGTCATAAACGATTTTGCCTCTGAAGCTCTGAGAACTCTTTGTTTGGCTGTTAAAGATATAGACGCAACAGAAGGGGAAAACAGTATCCCTGATCATGGCTATACTCTGATAGCAATTGTAGGAATCAAGGATCCTGTGCGGCCTGGGGTCAGGGAAGCTGTTCAAACTTGTTTAGCAGCTGGAATAACCGTCCGTATGGTGACCGGTGATAACATAAATACAGCTAGAGCCATAGCTAAAGAATGTGGTATACTCATCGAGGGTGGTGTAGCTGTAGAAGGACCAGAGTTTCGAAACTTGTCGCCAGAGCAAATGAGAGATATCATACCAAATATTCAG GTAATGGCACGTTCCCTACCGCTTGACAAGCACACCTTAGTATCCAATTTGAGGAATATGTTTGGTGAGGTTGTAGCTGTAACTGGTGATGGAACCAATGATGCTCCTGCACTGCATGAGGCAGACATTGGACTTGCCATGGGGATCGCTGGAACTGAg GTTGCCAAAGAAAATGCTGATGTGATTATAATGGATGATAACTTCACTACTATCGTTAACGTGGCCAAATGGGGACGTGCCATATACATAAACATACAAAAATTTGTGCAGTTTCAGCTAACTGTAAATATTGTTGCTCTGGTTATCAACTTTGTTTCTGCATGCATCACTG GATCTGCACCACTCACAGCTGTTCAGTTGCTTTGGGTAAATTTGATTATGGACACATTGGGTGCATTGGCTCTGGCTACTGAGCCTCCCAATGATGGACTAATGGAAAGACCCCCGGTTGGAAGAAAAGCAAGTTTTATCACCAAACCAATGTGGAGGAACATCTTTGGTCAGAGTTTGTATCAATTGATTGTCCTTGCACTTCTCAATTTTGATGGGAAGAGGCTACTGGGACTTACTGGTTCAGATGCAACTCAAGTGCTCAACACTTTGATCTTCAACTCCTTTGTATTTTGCCAG GTATTCAATGAGATAAACAGcagagaaattgaaaagataaacatATTCAGAGGCATGTTCGACAGCAAGATATTCTTTGCTGTCATTTTCTCGACAGTGGCATTTCAAGCAATCATAGTCGAGTTCCTGGGAACCTTTGCGAGCACGGTACCTCTGAACTGGCAGCACTGGTTGCTCAGTGTGTTAATTGGAGCAGTCAGCATGCCCATATCTGCTATTCTCAAGTGCATTCCAGTTGAAAGAGACACAACTACAAAGCACCATGATGGTTATGAAGCACTTCCTTCTGGTCCGGAGCTTGCTtaa